A DNA window from Arachis duranensis cultivar V14167 chromosome 3, aradu.V14167.gnm2.J7QH, whole genome shotgun sequence contains the following coding sequences:
- the LOC107480963 gene encoding uncharacterized oxidoreductase At4g09670, with translation MAKPETVRFAIMGCAHIARKVARAIALAPNATLCAVASRSLQKAQTFAAQNALPDTVALYGSYQELLDDPTVDAVYLPLPTSLHVRWAVAAAARRKHVLLEKPAALDAAELELILEACESNGVQFMDGSMWLHHPRTSHMKQLLSLSHSGSIGNIQFIHSTSTMQTRAGFLESNIRVKAELDGLGALGDLAWYCIGASLWAKGYQLPATSFLSHTSMDLAICGSNGSLHVRDFIIPYQEHVASFDFTFGAKFVDLHIGWNVKPEEVHVANVLPQEALMVQEFASLVATGPDNKWPQITRKTQLVVDAVNKSLDLGCKPVSL, from the exons ATGGCCAAACCTGAAACGGTGCGTTTCGCCATCATGGGCTGCGCCCACATCGCAAGAAAAGTGGCTCGAGCCATTGCCTTAGCACCCAACGCCACACTTTGTGCCGTTGCCAGCCGTTCCCTCCAAAAGGCCCAAACCTTCGCCGCCCAAAACGCCCTCCCCGACACCGTCGCCCTATATGGCAGCTACCAAGAGCTGCTTGACGATCCAACTGTGGACGCAGTGTACCTGCCCCTCCCAACTTCTCTGCACGTGCGGTGGGCGGTGGCGGCCGCCGCCCGGAGGAAGCACGTGCTGTTGGAGAAGCCGGCTGCGCTAGATGCGGCGGAGCTAGAGCTGATCTTGGAGGCGTGCGAGTCGAATGGCGTGCAGTTCATGGACGGGAGCATGTGGCTGCATCACCCTAGGACCTCTCATATGAAGCAACTTTTGTCCCTTTCTCATTCTGGAAGCATTGGAAACATTCAATTT ATTCACAGCACATCAACAATGCAAACAAGAGCTGGATTCCTGGAGAGCAACATCAGAGTGAAGGCAGAGTTGGATGGGCTTGGTGCGTTGGGTGACCTGGCATGGTACTGCATTGGTGCTTCCTTGTGGGCAAAGGGATACCAATTGCCAGCCACCTCCTTTCTCTCTCACACTTCCATGGACCTTGCCATATGTGGTTCCAACGGCTCCCTGCATGTTAGGGATTTCATAATCCCATACCAGGAACACGTTGCTTCCTTTGACTTCACATTTGGTGCCAAGTTTGTTGATCTTCACATTGGGTGGAATGTGAAGCCAGAGGAAGTTCATGTAGCCAATGTGCTCCCTCAAGAAGCACTTATGGTGCAAGAGTTTGCTAGCCTTGTCGCCACTGGCCCCGATAACAAGTGGCCTCAGATTACTAGAAAGACTCAGCTCGTCGTTGATGCGGTCAACAAGTCGTTAGACCTCGGCTGCAAACCCGTTTCCTTGTAG
- the LOC107480920 gene encoding uncharacterized protein LOC107480920, whose protein sequence is MSTVNTFKEIMESDKEFPTELQSITFQILSSNDTAHMEAIFYNLFSPEPKPKPHSEALAFLQCSKKHHPDLLFIKLFFLLRCGATPLTRANSARALHLLSQPDIWPKLKPIAQASLKVHFTAYLKEETSLHVLRLVAPVLAETLSIIYKDHQQQWPELLDLLVSFTASNDDKSRETALLVFANLRKDCRLRVSDALRGAVPVLRTSFMESLGSSNADIQVAAFGTVVSLVRLFSDPCVFHELLRAMMVAAFALLHGSDGSYFRRAFAEMVRLVMEEPSPLKPYASDMVLDVLQIVESDAGLSIETQQAAFELVMAMTEVEDYATVLKSHNHQTLVRVFMIPMKMLMFVEDEDDKKEKDGCGVYKVGLKWLNRLCVTVGGDIVVNIGCHILNIFLDSPYWKKRHAGIALLSVLSKDFSDEMVMRENFLMEVVAKFFKSFQDCHDRVRLAAFSFMQMPTNFVQAMHVLYHHRLMHAFAAALDTTQNYKVKEHTASAMLFFLKTTLPDSLTLYKNADVITNKFLSILKGKEGAKLRSIALVTLNIIAQQCHELAHKYCASYLPILLEECQDNNSEIKEEATRGIRICAELGTPHLKPLVNRILSYLSSVLIKEPNHSISENAKVYDIAVSVLGRICEFHRDTIDGSKIVPAWLSCLPLKNDLIEAKLMHEQLCLMVKRLDKDLSGAGNQNLLKVLVVFLEVIDNGDKLGSPQTITQMNNLLRQLGRNIPRTAINKVLFSLNDRQRELLLPFLAS, encoded by the exons ATGAGTACAGTCAACACATTCAAAGAAATCATGGAGTCGGATAAAGAATTCCCAACCGAACTGCAATCCATAACCTTCCAGATCCTTAGCTCCAACGACACCGCACATATGGAAGCTATCTTCTACAATCTCTTCTCTCCCGAACCTAAACCCAAACCTCACTCCGAAGCACTCGCCTTCCTCCAATGCTCCAAGAAACACCACCCGGATCTCCTCTTCATCAagctcttcttcctcctccgaTGCGGCGCCACCCCGCTCACGCGCGCCAACTCCGCACGCGCCCTCCACCTCCTCAGCCAACCGGACATCTGGCCCAAACTCAAGCCCATCGCCCAGGCCAGCCTCAAGGTCCACTTCACAGCCTACCTCAAGGAAGAAACCTCCCTGCACGTCCTCAGGCTCGTTGCACCCGTCCTCGCCGAAACCCTTTCCATTATATATAAAGACCACCAACAACAATGGCCTGAGCTTCTTGACTTATTAGTGTCGTTTACTGCCTCAAACGACGACAAGTCCCGCGAAACGGCGCTCTTGGTTTTCGCCAATTTGCGCAAAGACTGCCGTTTACGCGTTTCCGATGCGCTCCGCGGGGCAGTTCCCGTGCTCCGCACCTCGTTTATGGAATCGCTGGGATCATCCAACGCTGACATTCAGGTGGCGGCTTTCGGCACCGTGGTGAGCCTCGTCCGTTTGTTCTCCGATCCATGCGTGTTCCACGAGCTCCTCCGCGCTATGATGGTGGCAGCTTTCGCTCTCCTGCATGGCTCCGACGGGAGCTATTTTCGGCGCGCTTTCGCGGAGATGGTGAGGCTAGTGATGGAGGAACCGTCCCCACTGAAGCCTTATGCGAGCGACATGGTACTCGACGTGCTCCAGATCGTGGAGAGCGACGCAGGTTTGAGCATCGAGACGCAGCAAGCTGCGTTCGAGCTGGTGATGGCGATGACGGAGGTGGAGGATTATGCGACGGTGCTGAAGAGCCATAACCACCAGACTCTGGTCAGGGTTTTCATGATCCCGATGAAGATGCTGATGTTCGTTGAGGACGAAgatgataaaaaagagaaagacgGGTGTGGTGTGTACAAAGTTGGATTGAAGTGGTTGAATCGGCTTTGCGTGACGGTTGGAGGGGACATAGTTGTGAACATTGGCTGtcatattttaaacattttctTGGATTCACCGTACTGGAAGAAGCGCCATGCAGGGATTGCTTTGCTCAGTGTGCTTTCAAAAGATTTCTCAGACGAAATG GTGATGAGAGAAAATTTTCTAATGGAAGTTGTAGCAAAATTTTTCAAGTCATTCCAAGATTGCCATGATCGAGTTCGGTTGGCAGCTTTTAGCTTTATGCAGATGCCTACAAACTTTGTCCAAGCGATGCATGTCCTCTATCATCATAGGCTTATGCATGCCTTTGCCGCTGCACTTGACACTACCCAGAACTATAAAGTCAAG GAACATACAGCATCGGCAATGCTATTTTTTCTAAAGACTACTCTTCCAGACAGCTTAACATTGTACAAGAATGCAGATGTTataacaaacaaatttttgtcaATACTTAAg GGTAAAGAAGGTGCTAAGCTTAGAAGTATTGCTCTGGTAACTCTCAACATAATTGCACAGCAGTGTCATGAACTAGCTCACAA GTATTGTGCGAGTTATCTTCCAATCTTACTAGAAGAATGTCAGGACAATAATTCTGAAATCAAAGAG GAAGCAACACGTGGAATTCGAATATGTGCAGAACTTGGAACACCTCATTTAAAGCCTCTTGTCAATA GGATACTGTCATATCTCAGTAGTGTTTTGATCAAAGAACCAAATCATTCAATTTCGGAGAATGCAAAAGTATATGATATAGCAGTTTCTGTTCTAGGAAGAATTTGTGAGTTCCATCGTGACACCATTGATGGCTCAAAG ATTGTTCCTGCCTGGTTAAGTTGCTTGCCACTTAAAAATGATTTGATTGAGGCCAAACTCATGCATGAACAGCTTTGCTTAATGGTTAAAAG ACTAGATAAGGATCTTTCAGGAGCTGGTAACCAAAACCTTCTCAAGGTTCTCGTAGTGTTCCTTGAG GTTATTGATAACGGTGACAAACTAGGTTCACCTCAAACAATAACGCAGATGAACAATTTGTTGAGGCAGCTTGGACGGAACATTCCTCGTACGGCGATTAATAaagttttgttttctttaaatGACCGGCAACGGGAACTGTTGTTGCCTTTCCTAGCGTCCTAG